A single genomic interval of Bradyrhizobium japonicum USDA 6 harbors:
- a CDS encoding HdeD family acid-resistance protein, whose translation MTTYDHGAPMGATGLPQPPRWVCVLLGLFMVFAGLMVLGDIAFFTVVSALFIGWMAIAAGAFEIFHAFWTKGWGGLVWQIILGVLYIAFGIVLVSQPLTGALLLTYVLGVALLASGVVRMLIGIGRWQQGGGIMVASGLFGVLAGLVILTGFPTTGLWVLGLLLGIDLLSHGIGWLTFAWTPAARAA comes from the coding sequence ATGACGACTTACGACCATGGTGCGCCGATGGGCGCGACCGGCCTGCCGCAACCGCCCCGCTGGGTCTGCGTGCTGCTGGGTCTCTTCATGGTGTTCGCCGGACTGATGGTGCTCGGCGACATCGCGTTCTTCACCGTGGTCAGCGCGCTGTTCATCGGCTGGATGGCCATCGCCGCGGGCGCCTTCGAGATCTTCCACGCATTCTGGACCAAGGGATGGGGCGGCCTCGTCTGGCAGATCATCCTCGGCGTTCTCTACATCGCCTTTGGCATCGTCCTCGTCAGCCAGCCGCTGACCGGCGCCCTCCTGCTCACCTATGTACTCGGCGTTGCGCTGCTGGCCTCCGGTGTGGTGCGCATGCTGATCGGCATCGGTCGCTGGCAGCAGGGCGGCGGGATCATGGTCGCATCCGGCCTGTTTGGCGTTCTGGCGGGGCTCGTCATCCTCACGGGCTTTCCGACGACCGGGCTCTGGGTCCTGGGACTGCTGCTCGGCATCGACTTGTTGTCCCATGGTATCGGGTGGCTAACGTTCGCCTGGACGCCGGCCGCTCGTGCGGCGTAG
- a CDS encoding metal-dependent hydrolase family protein, with the protein MGGTTMSAGLLRAAALLAAIGTTLGAPPASAQQDSAVLFRNVRIFDGKAGALSPPSSVLVRNKTIEKISASDITATAQVIDGGGRVLMPGLIDAHWHAMLVRPTPMAALAGDVGYNNLLAASEATATLMRGFTTIRDMGGPSFGLKQAIDEDLVAGPRIYPSGAIITITGGHGDFRQLSDLPRTIGGMLSRMERIGGSMVADSPDEVRVRAREQLMQGASQVKLTAGGGVASPFSPLDVSTFTEPELRAAVEAADNWGTYVATHAYTPVAIQRSIAAGVRCIEHGHLMDEASAKLIAEKGIWLSTQPFLDMSMAAALGPSEQDKMRQVVAGTDRVYALAKKYKIKTAFGTDVLFSKALADRQGAMLAALTRWYTPAEALTMATSTNAELLSLSGPRNPYPGKLGVVAEGALADLLLVDGNPLDDIKLVEDPAKNFVVIMKDGRIYKNRLAH; encoded by the coding sequence ATGGGGGGTACGACGATGTCGGCCGGCTTGTTGAGGGCCGCGGCACTGCTTGCGGCGATCGGAACGACCCTCGGCGCGCCGCCGGCATCGGCGCAGCAGGACTCCGCCGTTCTGTTCCGCAATGTCAGGATCTTCGACGGCAAGGCTGGTGCACTCTCCCCGCCGTCGAGTGTCCTTGTCCGGAACAAGACGATCGAGAAGATTTCGGCCAGCGACATCACGGCCACCGCTCAAGTGATCGATGGCGGCGGCCGCGTGCTGATGCCGGGGCTGATCGACGCGCATTGGCACGCGATGCTGGTGCGCCCGACGCCGATGGCCGCGCTCGCAGGCGATGTCGGCTACAACAATCTGCTCGCCGCCAGCGAAGCAACGGCTACATTGATGCGCGGCTTCACCACCATACGCGACATGGGCGGCCCGAGTTTCGGCCTCAAGCAGGCCATCGACGAGGACCTCGTCGCTGGCCCGCGGATCTATCCGTCCGGCGCAATCATCACCATCACCGGTGGCCATGGCGACTTCCGGCAGCTCTCCGATCTGCCGCGAACCATCGGCGGCATGCTCAGCCGCATGGAACGGATCGGTGGCAGCATGGTCGCCGACAGTCCGGACGAGGTGCGCGTGCGGGCGCGCGAGCAGCTGATGCAGGGTGCCTCGCAGGTCAAGCTCACGGCGGGCGGCGGCGTCGCGTCGCCCTTCAGTCCGCTCGACGTCTCCACCTTCACCGAGCCCGAATTGCGCGCGGCCGTCGAGGCCGCCGACAATTGGGGCACCTACGTCGCCACGCACGCCTATACGCCGGTCGCGATCCAGCGCTCGATCGCGGCCGGTGTCAGATGCATCGAGCACGGTCATCTCATGGACGAGGCGAGCGCGAAGCTGATCGCGGAGAAGGGAATCTGGCTCAGCACCCAGCCGTTCCTGGATATGTCCATGGCTGCCGCGCTCGGGCCTTCGGAACAGGACAAGATGCGGCAGGTCGTTGCCGGCACCGACCGCGTCTACGCGCTGGCGAAGAAGTACAAGATCAAGACCGCGTTCGGCACTGACGTCCTGTTCTCGAAGGCATTGGCGGACAGGCAGGGCGCGATGCTGGCAGCGCTGACGCGCTGGTATACGCCGGCCGAAGCGCTGACGATGGCGACGTCAACCAACGCCGAACTCTTGAGCCTGTCGGGCCCGCGCAATCCCTATCCCGGCAAGCTCGGCGTGGTGGCGGAAGGCGCGCTCGCCGATCTCCTGCTGGTCGACGGCAATCCGCTCGACGACATCAAGCTGGTCGAAGATCCCGCGAAGAACTTTGTGGTGATCATGAAGGACGGCAGGATCTACAAGAACAGGCTCGCGCACTGA
- a CDS encoding CYTH and CHAD domain-containing protein, with translation MLKSDATPARKTMSAPDGNPFPKDRNKRAQVVTGFLRQRDAAEPDPEHAIVEGAVIDQTPSQDTTPAPEPSQSGTAARPAGEIELKLLVDADHMAHLNAAPVITANARNKGTRKHLKSIYYDTAERLLRRNGLSLRVRQSGARFVQTVKTDAADDPLRRGEWEASVSSLAPDLALAMPFIPEKLRSHLVTQPLEVVFTADIRRHARMIDLPSGTVEIAFDQGELTAGDRSMPVSEIELELKSGSASTIYEVALRLAEQGAVKPSIRTKSARGFDLAADKPPPARRPRKFRLDASVTLDEAFATILRSCFLHLLQSLPAAEDGRNPEGVHQLRVSLRRLRSALDLMRSVGALSNLDALRTEAKWLAQDLSAARDWDVFQLDTLPTIAKACPSVAGFDSLGRAAAERQSDAYRKAHDALDDRRCAVFLIGLGNWIETRGWRNDVAAEDLGQLAEPAVDFAQRILSEQYAKVLKRGRHFKSLPAEELHRVRLATKRLRYLSEFLLPLYEDRKSARRFSRRLAALQEELGAFNDMAVTASLLDGLGTEPDSAIAAAAIAGWQARASIGVQPALQRTWRDFTAARVPWSSQG, from the coding sequence ATGTTGAAATCAGACGCTACGCCGGCTCGCAAAACCATGAGCGCGCCGGATGGGAATCCTTTCCCCAAGGACAGGAACAAGAGAGCGCAAGTCGTCACCGGCTTCCTCAGGCAACGTGACGCAGCCGAGCCCGACCCGGAACATGCGATCGTCGAGGGCGCTGTGATTGATCAGACGCCATCGCAAGACACGACGCCTGCACCGGAGCCATCCCAGTCCGGCACTGCTGCGCGTCCCGCCGGTGAGATCGAGCTCAAGCTTCTCGTCGATGCCGATCACATGGCGCATTTAAACGCCGCGCCGGTCATCACTGCCAACGCGCGCAACAAGGGCACGCGCAAGCATCTCAAGTCGATCTATTACGACACGGCCGAGCGCCTGCTTCGGCGCAATGGCCTGAGCCTGCGTGTCCGCCAGAGCGGCGCGCGCTTCGTGCAGACGGTGAAGACGGACGCCGCGGACGATCCGTTGCGCCGTGGCGAGTGGGAGGCGAGCGTGTCATCGCTTGCGCCCGATCTCGCCCTGGCGATGCCCTTTATTCCGGAGAAGCTTCGTAGCCACCTCGTGACGCAGCCGCTCGAAGTCGTCTTCACCGCTGACATCCGTCGTCATGCGAGGATGATCGACTTGCCGTCCGGCACGGTCGAAATCGCCTTCGATCAAGGCGAGCTGACGGCTGGCGATCGCTCGATGCCGGTGAGCGAGATCGAGCTTGAGCTGAAGAGCGGCAGCGCCAGCACGATCTACGAGGTCGCGCTGCGGCTCGCGGAGCAGGGTGCGGTGAAGCCGTCCATCCGGACCAAGTCGGCGCGCGGCTTTGATCTTGCCGCCGACAAGCCGCCCCCGGCACGTCGCCCGCGAAAATTTCGCCTCGATGCGTCGGTCACGCTCGACGAGGCCTTCGCGACGATCCTGCGCTCCTGCTTCCTCCATCTGCTTCAGTCGCTGCCGGCCGCCGAGGACGGGCGCAACCCGGAAGGCGTGCATCAACTCCGCGTCTCGCTGCGCCGGCTGCGATCGGCGCTCGACCTGATGCGATCGGTCGGTGCGCTCAGCAATCTCGACGCGCTGCGGACGGAAGCCAAATGGCTGGCGCAAGACCTGTCCGCCGCCCGTGATTGGGACGTGTTCCAGCTCGACACCTTGCCGACGATCGCAAAGGCCTGTCCGTCGGTCGCCGGCTTCGATTCGCTGGGCCGGGCTGCGGCCGAGCGCCAGTCGGACGCCTATCGCAAGGCGCATGATGCGCTCGACGATCGCCGCTGTGCCGTGTTCCTGATCGGCCTCGGAAACTGGATCGAGACGCGAGGCTGGCGCAACGACGTTGCCGCCGAAGATCTCGGCCAGCTCGCCGAACCCGCCGTCGACTTCGCGCAGCGCATCTTGTCGGAGCAATACGCCAAGGTGCTCAAGCGCGGCCGCCACTTCAAGTCGCTCCCCGCCGAGGAGCTGCACCGGGTGCGGCTCGCGACCAAGCGGTTGCGCTATCTCAGCGAGTTCCTGCTGCCGCTGTACGAGGATCGCAAGTCGGCGCGACGTTTCTCGCGCAGGCTCGCCGCCTTGCAGGAGGAGCTCGGCGCCTTCAACGACATGGCGGTCACGGCATCGCTGCTCGATGGGCTCGGTACTGAACCCGACAGCGCCATCGCGGCCGCGGCGATCGCCGGCTGGCAGGCACGTGCATCGATCGGCGTGCAGCCCGCTTTGCAACGCACGTGGCGCGATTTCACCGCCGCGCGCGTGCCCTGGTCGTCGCAGGGCTGA
- a CDS encoding transglutaminase-like cysteine peptidase, whose amino-acid sequence MLDFRGQGKGLALAVMLFGISAAAQAGEGRLLYASLGDTTRAPIGWVEFCADNAAQCQGAPTQPRDIVMSQAAWRDLVKVNRWVNETVKPLTDQEHWGVIEKWSLPTDGYGDCEDYVLLKRKMLIDAGWPREALLITVVRDKKGEGHAVLTVKTDKGEFVLDNQNENVVAWTETGYRFVKRQSQSDPNVWVSLGDTKPAVSTASAKN is encoded by the coding sequence ATGTTGGACTTCAGGGGACAGGGGAAAGGGCTGGCACTGGCTGTCATGCTCTTCGGGATCAGCGCGGCAGCGCAGGCCGGCGAAGGCCGTCTGCTCTACGCGAGCCTCGGCGACACCACGCGTGCGCCGATCGGCTGGGTCGAGTTCTGTGCGGATAATGCCGCTCAGTGCCAGGGCGCGCCGACGCAACCGCGCGACATCGTGATGTCGCAGGCCGCATGGCGCGACCTCGTCAAGGTCAATCGCTGGGTCAACGAGACCGTCAAGCCTTTGACCGACCAGGAGCACTGGGGCGTGATCGAGAAGTGGTCGCTGCCGACCGACGGTTACGGCGATTGTGAAGACTACGTGCTGCTGAAGCGCAAGATGCTGATCGATGCCGGATGGCCGCGCGAGGCCCTGCTCATCACCGTCGTGCGGGACAAGAAGGGCGAAGGACACGCGGTGCTGACGGTGAAGACCGACAAGGGCGAGTTCGTTCTCGACAATCAGAACGAGAACGTCGTTGCCTGGACCGAGACCGGCTACCGCTTCGTCAAGCGCCAGTCACAGAGCGATCCCAATGTCTGGGTCTCGCTCGGCGACACCAAGCCGGCGGTCTCCACCGCCAGCGCCAAGAACTAG
- a CDS encoding PilZ domain-containing protein, producing the protein MALANKKFLPAAEERRRFQRVKVHLLGRYMLPDRREFPCQVINMSPGGLALLAPGIGNVGDRVVAYLDHIGRVEGKITRIIDNGFAMTVGATPRKRDKLAAQLTWLANRDILNLPEDRRHDRIVPRNPIAVLTLEDGTKMTCRIIDLSLSGAAIAAENRPPLKSIVLLGRVQGRVVRNLEDGFALEFMHEQPIETLEESVTAR; encoded by the coding sequence ATGGCGTTGGCGAACAAAAAATTTCTTCCGGCCGCCGAGGAACGACGGCGTTTCCAGCGGGTGAAGGTCCACCTGCTCGGCCGTTACATGCTGCCTGACCGCCGGGAATTCCCCTGCCAGGTCATCAACATGTCGCCGGGCGGACTGGCGCTTCTGGCCCCCGGCATCGGCAATGTCGGCGACCGCGTGGTCGCCTATCTCGACCATATCGGCCGGGTCGAGGGCAAGATCACCCGCATCATCGACAACGGGTTCGCCATGACCGTCGGGGCGACGCCGCGCAAGCGCGACAAGCTGGCGGCACAGCTGACCTGGCTTGCCAACCGCGACATCCTCAATCTGCCGGAAGATCGCCGCCACGACCGTATCGTGCCGCGCAACCCGATCGCGGTGCTGACGCTCGAGGACGGCACCAAGATGACCTGCCGCATCATCGACCTCTCGCTGTCCGGTGCCGCCATTGCCGCGGAGAACCGCCCGCCGCTGAAATCGATCGTGCTGCTTGGCCGGGTCCAGGGCCGCGTGGTGCGAAACCTCGAGGACGGCTTCGCGCTGGAGTTCATGCACGAGCAGCCGATCGAGACTCTCGAAGAGAGCGTTACCGCGCGGTAA
- a CDS encoding MFS transporter, giving the protein MRNRWGILAILFVVRLTIAFQFQSVAAVAPLLQQTFAVGLADIGILIGLYFTPGIVLALPGGAIGRTLGDKPTTIAALLLMTAGSLVMATTEVWGWQMAGRLVSGAGGVLLTVQLTKMGTDWFAGKEIATAMAIFVNSWPAGVAISLLVLPAIGTAYGASAVFLTAGALTAIGIVLISLYQSPPGATVTAAGPGRLDPLALLAVIVAGLIWGLFNVGFAMIFSFGPSLLAERGWSIAAAGSAISLVMWLSVISVPAGGYLADRFKRPLTLATAASLIVAALLAWLPRSDAVITILVLIGLIGGHPAGPIMSLAARVLAPETRAIGMGVFYTLFYAAMMLGPAVAGRLAKSAGTAAVALDLGALTVLACPPLMWLFERIVAVRNRRTQS; this is encoded by the coding sequence TTGCGCAATCGCTGGGGCATTCTTGCGATCCTGTTCGTCGTGCGCCTCACCATCGCGTTCCAGTTCCAGAGCGTGGCCGCGGTTGCGCCGTTGCTGCAGCAGACCTTTGCCGTCGGGCTCGCCGATATCGGCATCCTGATCGGACTCTATTTCACCCCCGGCATCGTGCTGGCGCTGCCGGGCGGCGCGATCGGCCGGACCCTTGGCGACAAGCCGACGACGATCGCAGCGCTGCTGCTGATGACCGCGGGCAGCCTCGTCATGGCCACCACCGAGGTCTGGGGCTGGCAGATGGCGGGCCGGCTCGTCTCCGGCGCCGGCGGCGTGCTGCTGACGGTGCAGCTCACCAAGATGGGCACCGACTGGTTCGCCGGGAAGGAGATTGCGACCGCGATGGCGATCTTCGTCAACTCCTGGCCGGCCGGCGTCGCGATCTCGCTGCTGGTGCTGCCTGCGATCGGCACGGCCTATGGCGCAAGCGCGGTGTTCCTGACGGCGGGCGCCCTCACGGCAATCGGTATTGTGCTGATCTCGCTCTATCAGTCGCCGCCGGGAGCCACGGTCACCGCAGCCGGCCCGGGCCGGCTCGATCCGCTCGCGCTGCTGGCGGTGATCGTCGCTGGCCTGATCTGGGGACTCTTTAATGTCGGCTTCGCCATGATCTTCTCGTTCGGGCCCTCCCTGCTCGCCGAGCGCGGCTGGAGCATTGCGGCGGCGGGCTCCGCGATCAGCCTCGTGATGTGGCTGTCGGTGATCTCGGTGCCAGCAGGCGGCTATCTCGCCGACCGCTTCAAGCGGCCGCTCACGCTCGCGACCGCGGCCAGCCTCATCGTGGCCGCCCTGCTGGCCTGGTTGCCGCGATCGGATGCGGTGATCACGATCCTCGTCCTGATCGGCCTGATCGGCGGCCATCCGGCCGGCCCGATCATGAGCCTGGCCGCCCGCGTGCTCGCGCCGGAAACAAGGGCGATCGGCATGGGCGTGTTCTACACTCTCTTCTATGCCGCGATGATGCTGGGGCCGGCGGTGGCCGGCCGGCTGGCCAAATCGGCCGGAACGGCCGCGGTTGCACTCGACCTCGGCGCGCTGACGGTGCTGGCCTGCCCGCCGCTGATGTGGCTTTTCGAGCGCATTGTGGCTGTCCGTAATCGACGCACCCAATCCTAA
- a CDS encoding MFS transporter: MPQNPVVASGSFAAMKSVPYRLQFIAYVLAMMADNIEHVISYWVVFQKFHSPTLGGFAVLSHWLPFLLFSVAVGGLADRFDPRRIIQCGMLLFIVASAGWGFFFITDTIQMWHAMLLLVIHGCAGVLWQTPNQLLLYDLVGPADLPSAVRLNAMARYLGILVGPAVGGVIMLTLGTSHGIIFNTLFYLPMLLWLFWAPVRDKSVAVRRFAVRGLADIVLTMRAIGTQPVLTAMTWLAGLTSFMIGNAYHAQMPGFAGDLGHGDPGVSYSVLLAADAAGALLAGIALESWGRLKGTPRTAITLAMLWSVALLGFAAVRIYPVAIVLLFFAGFFELSFNTMAQALVQLNAPHDIRGRVVGLYNMAGLGMRAFSGITVGLFGAAIGIHWSLGLSAAVLLALLCLLYGRATRRTAG, encoded by the coding sequence CTGCCCCAAAATCCTGTTGTCGCGTCCGGATCGTTCGCGGCGATGAAGTCGGTGCCGTACCGGCTCCAGTTCATCGCCTACGTGCTGGCGATGATGGCGGACAATATCGAGCATGTGATCAGCTATTGGGTGGTGTTCCAGAAATTCCATTCGCCGACGTTGGGGGGCTTTGCCGTGCTGTCGCACTGGCTGCCGTTCCTGCTGTTCTCGGTCGCGGTCGGCGGGCTCGCCGACCGGTTCGATCCCCGGCGCATCATCCAATGCGGCATGCTGCTGTTCATCGTGGCCTCGGCCGGATGGGGCTTCTTCTTCATCACCGATACCATCCAGATGTGGCACGCGATGCTGCTGCTGGTGATCCATGGCTGCGCCGGCGTGTTGTGGCAGACTCCGAACCAGCTGCTGCTCTACGACCTCGTCGGCCCTGCGGATCTACCGAGCGCGGTGCGGCTGAATGCGATGGCGCGCTATCTCGGCATCCTGGTCGGACCTGCCGTCGGCGGCGTCATCATGCTCACGCTGGGCACCTCGCACGGCATCATCTTCAACACGCTGTTCTACCTGCCGATGCTGCTGTGGCTGTTCTGGGCGCCGGTGCGCGACAAGAGCGTCGCGGTGCGGCGCTTCGCCGTGCGCGGCCTTGCCGACATCGTGCTGACGATGCGTGCCATCGGCACCCAGCCGGTGCTGACAGCGATGACGTGGCTCGCCGGCCTCACCTCCTTCATGATCGGCAACGCCTATCACGCGCAGATGCCGGGCTTTGCCGGCGATCTCGGCCACGGCGATCCCGGCGTCTCCTACAGCGTTCTGCTCGCGGCCGACGCAGCCGGCGCACTGCTCGCCGGCATCGCGCTGGAATCTTGGGGACGGTTGAAGGGCACGCCGCGCACCGCGATCACGCTCGCGATGCTGTGGAGCGTGGCGCTGCTCGGCTTTGCCGCGGTGCGGATCTATCCGGTCGCGATCGTGCTGCTGTTCTTCGCAGGCTTCTTCGAGCTGTCCTTCAACACCATGGCGCAGGCGCTGGTGCAGTTGAACGCACCGCACGACATCCGCGGCCGCGTCGTCGGGCTCTACAACATGGCCGGGCTCGGGATGCGGGCCTTCAGCGGCATCACCGTCGGCCTGTTCGGTGCGGCGATCGGCATTCACTGGTCGCTCGGGCTCTCGGCCGCGGTGCTGCTGGCGCTGCTGTGCCTTCTCTATGGGCGCGCGACGAGGAGGACAGCCGGTTGA
- a CDS encoding alpha/beta fold hydrolase produces MTNWTSRTCAANGIDIHYLRTGDDKPALIALHGLTGSGACWTPFARALEDGYDVIMPSARGHGASSAPSGGYLYCDLADDVIGFIDALGLTAPILLGHSMGGMTAAVVASEMGTAIRSVILADPTFLAPERQREVYRSDVAEQHRRLLARDKDEALAEARRRHPHRSSELLDLIIDARLRTEISAFEVLTPPNPDYRELVEAIAVPSLLVFGDNGVVSVETARELQGLNQHLRYEVIANAGHGLPYDKPDEFAAAVRSFLATEIA; encoded by the coding sequence ATGACAAACTGGACAAGCCGAACCTGCGCGGCAAATGGCATCGACATCCATTATTTACGGACCGGGGACGACAAGCCTGCGCTGATTGCGCTGCATGGGCTGACCGGAAGCGGCGCCTGCTGGACACCGTTCGCGCGCGCTCTCGAGGACGGCTACGACGTCATCATGCCCTCTGCGAGAGGACATGGCGCGTCGAGCGCACCGTCCGGCGGGTATCTGTACTGCGATCTCGCAGACGACGTCATCGGCTTCATTGACGCGCTCGGGCTGACTGCCCCGATCCTGCTCGGCCATTCCATGGGCGGCATGACCGCGGCCGTGGTTGCGAGCGAGATGGGTACGGCCATTCGCAGCGTTATCCTCGCCGATCCGACTTTCTTGGCACCGGAGCGCCAGCGCGAGGTTTACCGGAGCGACGTCGCCGAGCAGCATCGCCGGCTTCTCGCTCGGGACAAGGACGAGGCGCTGGCCGAGGCCCGGCGGCGGCATCCGCACCGCTCATCCGAACTGCTTGACCTGATCATCGATGCGCGGCTGCGGACGGAGATCAGCGCCTTCGAGGTGCTCACGCCGCCGAACCCGGATTATCGCGAGCTTGTCGAAGCCATTGCCGTGCCGAGCCTGCTTGTCTTCGGAGACAATGGCGTTGTCTCGGTCGAGACGGCGCGGGAGCTGCAGGGGCTCAATCAGCACCTCCGCTATGAGGTGATCGCGAATGCGGGCCATGGGTTGCCATATGACAAGCCGGATGAGTTTGCTGCGGCGGTCAGGTCGTTTCTGGCGACGGAGATCGCGTGA
- a CDS encoding GNAT family N-acetyltransferase gives MLRDYQPADAEAIVRVALAAFAQFEQDYSDWPLFTTHVAKMPELAKTGEIIVAEDGGQIVGAVAYVGPRAPKPAFFDPAWPIIRMLVVDPAARGKGIGRQLTEECLRRAERDQSPAIALHTTPIMTVALPMYQRMGFTRVREAPDILGVPYAVYVKALG, from the coding sequence ATGCTACGTGACTATCAGCCAGCGGATGCGGAAGCGATCGTGCGCGTCGCTCTCGCGGCATTCGCGCAATTCGAGCAGGACTATTCCGATTGGCCGTTGTTCACTACCCATGTCGCGAAGATGCCTGAGCTTGCCAAGACCGGCGAGATCATCGTCGCCGAGGATGGCGGCCAGATCGTCGGCGCCGTCGCCTATGTCGGGCCGCGAGCCCCGAAGCCGGCCTTCTTCGATCCGGCCTGGCCGATCATCCGCATGCTGGTGGTCGATCCGGCCGCGCGCGGCAAGGGCATCGGCCGGCAATTGACGGAGGAATGCCTGCGCCGCGCCGAGCGCGACCAGTCGCCGGCCATTGCCCTGCATACGACGCCGATCATGACGGTCGCGCTGCCGATGTATCAGCGGATGGGATTTACCAGGGTTCGCGAGGCGCCGGATATTTTGGGCGTGCCGTATGCGGTGTACGTCAAGGCGCTGGGGTAG
- a CDS encoding zinc-binding dehydrogenase → MDQIRVCTHAGPGSEPVIKTVPWPKVGRKAALIKVGACGVCGTDLHILKGHWPKPLPWPFTLGHELGGIIVECGDEFTEDFMSKPLKVGSKVMIPPLMPCGRCYYCIHYPQTANKCLTPVYYGRYLGFDKAPHMWGGWAEYVYVDLDMLPGTKIYKLPDDMSLRLGALSEPLTSCIRAFNRASRAGGFSWSDTVVIQGSGPIGILAVAAAKEMGAGRVICVGAPEEPRLKLAREFGAEATVNIEEIKSPQERIARVREIVGHFGADLVMDCSGHPTAGPEGIEMLRDGGTYVEMGQFTDAGSIETSWHRICTKDLNVLGSWGFTGNDLPLGVDMLYRTRDKYPWLKMQTIYPFTEEGVAQAVRDAMAMKTVKSTIVPWPELVD, encoded by the coding sequence ATGGACCAGATCCGCGTCTGCACTCACGCAGGACCGGGCTCGGAGCCCGTCATCAAGACCGTGCCATGGCCAAAGGTCGGCCGGAAGGCCGCGCTGATCAAGGTCGGTGCCTGCGGCGTCTGCGGCACCGATCTGCACATTCTCAAAGGGCATTGGCCGAAGCCGCTGCCCTGGCCGTTCACGCTCGGACACGAGCTCGGCGGAATCATCGTCGAATGCGGCGACGAATTCACCGAGGACTTCATGAGCAAGCCGCTGAAGGTCGGCTCGAAAGTGATGATCCCGCCGTTGATGCCCTGCGGCCGTTGCTATTACTGCATCCATTATCCGCAGACCGCCAACAAATGCCTGACGCCGGTCTATTACGGCCGCTATCTCGGCTTCGACAAGGCGCCTCATATGTGGGGCGGCTGGGCCGAATATGTCTATGTCGATCTCGACATGCTGCCGGGCACGAAGATCTACAAGCTGCCCGACGACATGTCGCTGCGGCTGGGCGCGCTGTCGGAGCCGCTGACCTCCTGCATCCGCGCCTTCAACCGCGCCAGTCGCGCCGGCGGTTTTTCCTGGAGCGACACCGTGGTGATCCAGGGCTCGGGTCCGATCGGCATTCTCGCGGTCGCGGCCGCCAAGGAGATGGGGGCGGGGCGCGTGATCTGCGTCGGCGCGCCGGAAGAGCCGCGGCTCAAGCTCGCGCGCGAGTTCGGCGCGGAGGCGACGGTGAACATCGAGGAGATCAAATCGCCGCAGGAGCGCATCGCGCGCGTCCGCGAGATCGTAGGCCATTTCGGCGCCGATCTCGTGATGGATTGTTCGGGCCATCCGACCGCCGGCCCCGAGGGCATCGAGATGCTGCGCGACGGCGGCACCTATGTCGAGATGGGTCAGTTCACCGACGCCGGCTCGATCGAGACCTCCTGGCACCGCATCTGCACCAAGGATCTCAACGTGCTGGGATCCTGGGGCTTCACCGGAAATGATCTCCCGCTCGGCGTCGACATGCTCTACCGCACGCGCGACAAGTATCCCTGGCTGAAGATGCAGACGATCTATCCCTTTACGGAGGAAGGCGTCGCGCAGGCGGTGAGGGATGCGATGGCGATGAAGACGGTGAAATCGACCATCGTGCCGTGGCCGGAATTGGTGGACTAG
- a CDS encoding DUF5680 domain-containing protein has protein sequence MPSVPPDLAAFLVEAKRRTYAGLDDDATVAAPLLAGSKQLEHRAPPYAYRDIYFGMGFFVGQETVSRDDRVIWSMSYSGGARADITDRPTLLEIYKFLRQALLGVSVEEPYRGPHLYEQAGMTYRNEVEGTLDRFRGIETIARHDGVPLYELRYSGGLLR, from the coding sequence ATGCCGTCCGTTCCACCCGATCTCGCAGCATTCCTGGTCGAAGCCAAGCGGCGCACCTATGCGGGGCTCGACGACGACGCGACCGTGGCCGCGCCGCTGCTCGCCGGCTCCAAGCAGCTCGAGCATCGCGCGCCACCTTATGCCTATCGCGATATCTATTTCGGGATGGGGTTTTTCGTCGGGCAGGAGACCGTGTCACGGGATGATCGTGTCATCTGGTCGATGAGCTACAGTGGTGGCGCCCGCGCGGACATCACGGATCGGCCCACGCTGCTCGAGATCTACAAATTCCTGCGCCAGGCGCTGTTGGGCGTAAGCGTCGAGGAGCCTTATCGGGGACCGCACCTGTACGAGCAGGCAGGCATGACTTACCGCAACGAGGTCGAAGGTACGCTCGATCGCTTCCGCGGCATCGAGACGATCGCGCGGCATGATGGCGTGCCGCTGTACGAGCTGCGCTATAGCGGTGGTCTGCTGCGGTAA
- a CDS encoding VOC family protein, producing MTDEPNPRTRSPFNAIRAIDYTVIFVRDMAAMRRFYEDVLAFPLLRELSPNWIEYGLGGNTLALARPSRTAADAPTPAGSASLQLAFKVSATEVDQCADELVRQGVALLSPPTNQSFGHRTLFFRDPDGNLLEVYAEI from the coding sequence ATGACAGACGAACCTAACCCGCGCACCCGCTCCCCCTTCAACGCCATTCGCGCGATCGACTACACCGTCATCTTCGTGCGCGACATGGCGGCGATGCGCCGGTTCTACGAGGACGTTCTCGCCTTTCCGCTGTTGCGCGAGCTCTCGCCGAACTGGATCGAGTACGGCCTGGGCGGCAACACGCTGGCGCTGGCGAGACCGAGCCGGACCGCGGCCGACGCGCCGACACCGGCGGGCAGCGCCTCGCTGCAACTGGCCTTCAAGGTGTCCGCGACCGAGGTCGATCAATGTGCCGATGAACTGGTGCGGCAGGGCGTGGCGCTGCTGTCACCGCCGACGAACCAGTCGTTCGGACATCGGACGCTGTTCTTTCGCGATCCCGACGGCAATTTGCTGGAGGTCTATGCCGAGATCTAA